The following proteins are co-located in the Malus sylvestris chromosome 13, drMalSylv7.2, whole genome shotgun sequence genome:
- the LOC126595757 gene encoding alanine--tRNA ligase-like, whose product MRSGFREKGTIAFRFLHLLQPYSRFASPSSPIHFPPPRLSRSRPLAAGYRCYSSSATSSSPSAMAGGESQEVEWPAKRVRDTFVKFFEDKGHVFWKSSPVVPHNDPTLLFANAGMNQFKPIFLGTADPNTQLSKLTRACNTQKCIRAGGKHNDLDDVGKDTYHHTFFEMLGNWSFGDYFKKEAIGWAWELLTKVYKLPEDRIYATYFGGDEKAGLAPDDEARELWLKFLPAGHVLPFGSKDNFWEMGDTGPCGPCTEIHYDRIGNRDAASLVNNDDPTCIEIWNLVFIQFNRESDGSLKPLPAKHVDTGMGFERLTSILQNKMSNYDTDVFMPIFDAIQQATGAPPYSGKVGVDDVDKIDMAYRVVADHIRTLSFSIADGSRPGNDGREYVLRRILRRAVRYGNDVLKAKEGFFNGLVHILVTVMGDVFPEVQQHEAHIREVIKEEEETFEKTLQKGIERFKKAAQDVKGKTFSGQDAFVLWDTFGFPLDLTQLMAEERGLIVDVEGFNNAMDEARERSRSAQNKQAGGAIVMDADATATLHKRGVAATDDSFKFIWNQDHESVVKAIYTGSEFINSASAGNEVGIVLESTNFYAEQGGQIFDTGSLEGSSLSFQVCNVQIYGGFVVHIGSFSGEGGKLLVGDKVICKVDYNRRKLIAPNHTCTHMLNFALREILGNHVDQKGSIVLAEKLRFDFSHGKPVDPDSLRRIESIVNEQITAELGVFAKEVALVDAKRINGLRAVFGEVYPDPVRVVAIGRNVEDLLEYPENEEWLSISAELCGGTHISNTREAKAFALLSEEGIAKGIRRITAVTSEVAFQAIELARSLEQDVHEASKAEGSLLEKKVASLKSRVDSAPIPAAKKAEIRAKMAVLQNQLKKAQKMIAEQNIKNAVKVATEMAEVAASDGKAYCVSQVDVGLDAAAVREAVLKITGMGIPAMVFSTDETTNKALVCAGVPGDKGTQLEVSEWLTAAMGPLNGRCGKGKGGLASGQGTDASRLNEAIDLATSFAQMKLR is encoded by the exons ATGAGGAGTGGATTTCGTGAGAAAGGAACAATAGCCTTCCGCTTCCTTCACCTCTTACAACCTTACTCTCGTTTCGCTTCTCCCTCTTCTCCCATTCATTTCCCGCCGCCGCGCCTCTCTCGCAGTCGCCCCCTCGCCGCGGGCTACAGGTGCTACTCATCCTCCGCCACGTCCTCGTCTCCCTCCGCCATGGCGGGCGGTGAATCGCAGGAAGTGGAGTGGCCGGCGAAGCGCGTCAGGGACACCTTCGTCAAGTTTTTCGAGGACAAGGGCCACGTCTTCTGGAAGTCTAGCCCCGTCGTTCCTCACAACGATCCCACTCTTTTATTCGCCAATGCTG GTATGAACCAGTTCAAGCCCATTTTTCTGGGGACAGCAGACCCAAACACTCAGTTGAGCAAGCTGACTCGAGCATGCAACACCCAGAAATGTATAAGAGCAGGCGGGAAGCACAACGATCTCGATGATGTAGGGAAAGACACTTACCACCACACTTTCTTTGAGATGCTCGGCAATTGGTCTTTCGGGGATTATTTCAAGAAAGAAGCCATTGGATGGGCTTGGGAGCTTCTCACAAAA GTTTATAAGCTGCCAGAAGATCGAATTTATGCCACCTATTTTGGTGGTGATGAGAAGGCTGGTCTTGCTCCTGATGATGAAGCTAGAGAGTTATGGCTTAAGTTTCTACCAGCCGGCCATGTACTACCGTTTGGCAGTAAG GATAATTTCTGGGAGATGGGCGATACGGGTCCTTGTGGTCCTTGCACAGAAATCCATTACGATAGAATAGGAAATCGTGATGCTGCATCATTAGTCAACAACGATGATCCTACCTGCATTGAAATTTGGAACCTCGTCTTTATTCAG TTCAATAGGGAAAGTGATGGTTCTCTAAAACCTCTCCCTGCTAAGCATGTTGACACTGGGATGGGATTTGAAAGATTAACTTCTATACTTCAGAACAAGATGAGCAATTATGATACTGATGTGTTCATGCCCATCTTTGATGCTATCCAACAG GCAACAGGGGCTCCACCATATTCTGGGAAAGTTGGTGTGGATGATGTAGACAAAATTGACATGGCATACAGAGTTGTTGCAGATCATATAAGAACTCTTTCATTTTCCATTGCTGATGGGTCTCGTCCAG GCAATGACGGCCGTGAATATGTTCTGAGGCGCATTCTTCGTCGTGCTGTTCGGTATGGAAACGATGTACTAAAAGCTAAAGAAGGATTTTTCAATGG GCTTGTACACATTCTGGTGACAGTGATGGGTGATGTTTTTCCAGAGGTACAACAACATGAAGCACATATAAGGGAGGTAAtcaaagaggaggaagaaactTTTGAGAAGACTTTACAGAAG GGAATAGAAAGATTCAAGAAGGCTGCTCAGGATGTTAAAGGCAAAACATTTAGTGGGCAG gatgcttttgttttgtgggACACATTTGGGTTTCCATTAGATTTGACTCAG TTGATGGCAGAGGAAAGGGGATTAATAGTTGATGTTGAGGGTTTCAATAATGCTATGGATGAGGCTCGAGAAAGGTCAAGGAGCGCTCAAAATAAG CAAGCTGGTGGTGCTATTGTTATGGATGCTGATGCTACTGCTACATTGCACAAGAGGGGGGTTGCTGCAACAGATGAcagctttaaatttatttggaaccag GACCATGAAAGTGTGGTAAAAGCAATTTATACTGGTTCTGAGTTTATTAATAGTGCTTCTGCTGGCAATGAAGTTGGTATAGTTTTGGAGTCTACAAATTTTTATGCTGAGCAAGGTGGTCAG ATTTTTGATACTGGGTCACTTGAAGGATCCTCTCTCTCATTTCAAGTTTGCAATGTTCAAATTTATGGAGGTTTTGTTGTCCACATTGGCTCTTTTTCTGGAGAGGGTGGCAAACTCTTAGTCGGTGACAAAGTAATTTGCAAG GTTGACTACAATAGGCGTAAACTCATTGCGCCCAACCATACCTGCACGCACATGTTGAATTTTGCTCTGAGG GAAATTCTTGGCAATCATGTCGACCAGAAGGGTTCTATTGTTCTTGCTGAGAAATTGAGATTTGATTTTTCACATG GCAAGCCAGTAGATCCTGACAGTTTGAGAAGAATAGAATCAATTGTGAATGAGCAAATCACAGCTGAATTAGGTGTATTTGCTAAGGAGGTAGCCCTGGTTGATGCCAAGCGCATCAATGGTTTAAGGGCTGTATTTGGAGAG GTATATCCCGACCCAGTAAGAGTGGTAGCTATTGGGCGAAACGTTGAGGACCTTTTGGAATACCCTGAAAATGAGGAATGGTTATCAATTTCAGCAGAACTTTGTGGAG GGACACATATATCAAATACACGTGAAGCAAAGGCCTTTGCTCTTTTATCTGAGGAGGGAATTGCTAAGGGAATACGGAGAATAACTGCTGTCACAAGTGAAGTTGCTTTTCAGGCAATTGAATTGGCTCGGTCACTTGAGCAAGACGTACATGAAGCGTCCAAGGCTGAAGGAAGCTTGCTGGAGAAG AAAGTAGCTTCCCTAAAATCTCGTGTggactcggcaccaattccagCTGCTAAGAAAGCTGAAATCAGGGCTAAGATGGCTGTGCTTCAG AACCAATTAAAGAAAGCGCAGAAGATGATTGCAGAGCAAAATATAAAGAATGCTGTCAAGGTTGCAACTGAGATGGCTGAAGTTGCTGCTTCTGATGGTAAAGCTTACTGTGTTTCCCAAGTTGATGTTGGTTTGGATGCAGCTGCAGTTCGTGAGGCTGTTTTGAAGATCACTGGGATG GGAATTCCCGCCATGGTTTTCAGCACGGATGAGACCACAAATAAAGCTTTGGTGTGTGCTGGCGTACCAGGGGACAAGGGCACTCAGTTGGAGGTCTCGGAGTGGTTGACAGCAGCTATGGGTCCTTTAAATGGAAGATGCGGAAAAGGAAAAGGTGGCCTTGCTTCTGGCCAG GGAACAGATGCATCTCGTCTAAATGAGGCGATAGACCTTGCAACGAGTTTTGCACAGATGAAACTGAGATGA